A part of Arachis hypogaea cultivar Tifrunner chromosome 12, arahy.Tifrunner.gnm2.J5K5, whole genome shotgun sequence genomic DNA contains:
- the LOC112727571 gene encoding polygalacturonase inhibitor 1 yields the protein MTSVVLCLLFITLISQASLSSASSTCNQEDKRVLLQIKKEANNPSFLSSWSPHTDCCDMSWSGVSCGYKTNRVQYITLIGNLADRHAFQIPPSFGNLPRLERLFLFAFPNLTGPIPESISKLKNLMFLTISDTAISGPIPSSLGKLKNLVDLDLSFNKLSGTLPPSLSQLHLLTRMDFDNNKLTGTIPDSYGSLKNVFTLALSHNQLSGRIPDSLGKMNNLYYVGLSQNRLEGDAYMLFGSNKGTVRMFLSRNMLEFDLGRVELPVNMTTLDVSHNRIYGKLPIGVQNLESLNVSYNRLCGEIPKGGNLQSFNVSSYSHNACLCGVPLPSCK from the exons ATGACAAGCGTAGTGTTGTGTCTCCTCTTCATTACGTTAATCTCCCAAGCATCATTATCATCAGCATCATCAACATGCAACCAAGAGGACAAAAGAGTCCTTCTccaaatcaagaaagaagcaaacaACCCATCTTTTCTTTCGTCATGGAGCCCACACACAGATTGCTGCGACATGTCATGGAGTGGCGTGAGTTGCGGTTACAAAACGAACCGAGTGCAGTACATCACCCTGATCGGCAACCTCGCCGACCGCCATGCCTTTCAGATTCCGCCTTCCTTCGGCAACCTTCCACGCTTGGAACGCCTCTTTCTGTTCGCATTCCCGAACCTGACTGGCCCAATCCCTGAATCCATCTCAAAGCTCAAAAATCTCATGTTCCTTACCATATCCGACACCGCCATCTCTGGTCCAATACCAAGCTCCTTGGGCAAACTCAAGAACCTGGTAGACTTGGACCTCTCCTTCAACAAACTCTCTGGGAcactccctccttctctctctcagTTGCATCTTCTCACGAGGATGGATTTTGACAACAACAAGCTTACAg GTACAATCCCTGATTCATATGGCTCCCTAAAGAATGTGTTCACTCTGGCCCTATCGCATAACCAGCTCTCAGGGAGAATCCCAGATTCCTTAGGAAAGATGAACAACTTGTACTATGTTGGTTTGTCACAAAATAGGCTTGAAGGTGATGCATACATGCTTTTTGGGTCCAACAAAGGGACAGTTAGAATGTTTCTCTcgaggaatatgttggagttcgACCTTGGAAGAGTAGAATTACCTGTGAATATGACAACATTAGACGTGAGTCACAATCGAATTTACGGAAAACTCCCTATTGGAGTGCAGAATTTGGAGTCGTTGAATGTGAGCTACAATAGACTATGTGGTGAGATTCCAAAGGGAGGAAATTTGCAGAGCTTTAATGTGTCTTCATACTCCCATAATGCGTGCTTGTGTGGGGTTCCACTTCCAAGTTGCAAGTGA